A window of Leclercia adecarboxylata contains these coding sequences:
- a CDS encoding OmpA family protein, producing MRRSVIIPVVLYALVAVAMLLWLLWYFIPAGNVFNGLATLLILLLAGWTVFKNCRSEESTSNAILPAAELPLLDTQDPVVLVCGDMLDALFQGSQLRKTAQGWWLRVGDVSRLTDVVRSIQTHFPRQVGQISVMYRGLPDQHQDEAVLRTALKTLRQQYKQIKSLTGFTLPVVLSAEFSGPETPWIIVRGDKPIVCPINDSPLAFINWQQEEANILALPAISHAFSFIRNTLADELEKPDRLTPPVRVFSVAMRLGIANPETQSVWSAWLYSRTCLQFSRKSGQIAPASLFPDAVLPLLAPVTSTVQGGHRTRRLILLIWLCVLTALGISALNNRDLIRQVSTDLQRWNAIPMNHYRPKAESLAALKQDALLLERWQRQGEPLRYSLGYYPGQRLWLALQQAIDTWTPPSAPEPKPIPKIVRLDSMSLFDSGKSALKDGSTKILVNALVGIKARPGWLIVVSGHTDNTGSVQLNQPLSLQRAEAVRNWMRDTGDVPESCFAVQGYGDSRPIASNDTPDGRAHNRRVEISLVPQADACRLPGAKHASQDIRDVSTKEMEK from the coding sequence ATGCGTAGATCAGTCATCATTCCGGTGGTTCTTTACGCCCTGGTAGCTGTTGCCATGTTGCTGTGGTTGCTATGGTATTTTATCCCGGCTGGCAACGTTTTTAACGGTCTGGCTACTCTGCTGATTCTGCTTCTGGCAGGCTGGACTGTTTTTAAAAACTGTCGGAGTGAAGAGTCCACATCAAACGCTATCCTCCCGGCTGCTGAACTGCCATTACTTGACACCCAGGACCCCGTTGTACTGGTGTGTGGTGACATGCTGGATGCGTTGTTTCAGGGAAGCCAATTGCGTAAAACAGCCCAGGGATGGTGGCTACGGGTCGGTGACGTCAGCCGGTTAACTGACGTTGTCCGCAGTATACAGACGCACTTCCCACGTCAGGTCGGTCAGATCTCGGTGATGTACCGTGGTCTGCCAGACCAACATCAGGATGAAGCCGTTCTACGTACCGCACTAAAAACGCTCCGCCAGCAGTATAAACAGATTAAATCCCTGACGGGTTTCACACTGCCGGTTGTGTTGAGCGCCGAATTTTCCGGGCCTGAAACACCGTGGATAATCGTTCGGGGAGATAAGCCGATTGTATGCCCGATTAATGACTCGCCGCTGGCATTCATTAACTGGCAGCAGGAGGAAGCGAATATCCTGGCTCTGCCAGCGATCAGCCATGCATTTTCCTTTATCCGTAATACGCTGGCTGATGAGCTGGAGAAACCTGACCGGCTAACGCCGCCTGTGCGCGTGTTTTCCGTGGCCATGCGCCTCGGGATAGCCAATCCAGAGACTCAGTCAGTCTGGTCTGCCTGGCTCTATTCCCGCACCTGTTTGCAGTTTTCACGAAAGTCAGGGCAGATCGCACCAGCAAGCTTGTTCCCGGATGCGGTTCTGCCGCTACTGGCACCTGTTACATCGACGGTGCAGGGAGGCCACCGTACCCGTCGTTTGATCCTGCTGATATGGCTGTGTGTCCTGACCGCATTGGGAATTTCTGCACTTAACAATCGTGATCTGATCCGTCAGGTAAGCACCGATTTACAGCGCTGGAATGCTATCCCGATGAACCACTACCGTCCTAAGGCGGAATCACTGGCCGCACTGAAACAGGATGCGCTCCTGCTTGAGCGTTGGCAGCGCCAGGGGGAGCCTCTACGTTACAGTCTGGGCTATTACCCGGGGCAACGCCTGTGGCTCGCCTTGCAGCAGGCTATTGATACGTGGACACCTCCCTCCGCCCCTGAGCCGAAACCGATACCGAAAATTGTACGACTCGACAGCATGTCACTGTTTGATTCCGGCAAATCGGCACTCAAAGACGGCTCAACCAAAATACTTGTTAACGCACTGGTGGGGATCAAAGCCAGACCAGGCTGGCTCATCGTAGTCAGCGGCCACACAGACAATACCGGCAGCGTTCAGCTCAACCAGCCCCTGTCTTTGCAACGAGCGGAGGCCGTCCGTAACTGGATGCGTGATACCGGGGACGTACCGGAAAGTTGTTTTGCCGTGCAGGGTTACGGTGACAGCCGACCGATTGCATCAAACGACACGCCTGATGGCCGTGCGCATAACCGGCGTGTCGAGATCAGTCTGGTACCCCAGGCTGACGCCTGTCGTTTGCCAGGCGCAAAACACGCGTCACAGGATATACGTGACGTTTCAACTAAGGAAATGGAGAAGTAA
- a CDS encoding type VI secretion system Vgr family protein, giving the protein MINKASSVVQQLSGQSRYRVDVHECSHFLDVLRYSAVESLSQPWRYDVAVTCSSAEIACDTLLLKPASFTFQIPVFDGTPALPVRTVFGVVESFRRISTSNDDTRYALTIVPRIALLGLTKGSQIYLNQSVTEVVEQVLRKHGLEGPDFEFRLSREYPSRELITQWRETDLEFIQRLLAEVGIYWRYEMNSRLEQDVVIFQDSQQQYEFGVTLPLRNPAGMSDSGQESIWDIQTAYNVVSGSVATRDYNYREALKPQDSAESIFSREGITTGETYHYAEPFLTAGDADSPETGAYFARLRHERILNAQYHVSGHSSSPHLTPGQVLETDGTLPDAVRKGIVITRVRTSGSRKSSFTLTFEGIPYSETVCWRPALLRRPVISGSLPARVESTQKGDTYSWLDPQGRYRVKLDFDRSSAEPGYAFVWLRLAKPYAGDTYGFHSPLTDGTEVAVVFDGGDPDRPYIAYALHDSEHPDPVTSDNHTRNVWRTPANNKLRMEDKRQEEHIKLATEYGKTQLNMGHLVNSQREKRGAGFELRTDEHGAVRAAKGLFLTADAQAKAQGPVLEMAPAIGQINQANSQMQALNSAAEAAGALVSDISTQISFVTDKIKDLQSAVLLGSAPQGVALSSGEHLQLSSTRNTMINAGQHLDIGAMKNLSVTVEKSLGLFVHKDGAKLVANQGDIEIQAQHNTMALFSEKQLTVTSSEDEIIISTPETLTLNGGGSYLRLSKNGIEHGSEGMMVMKVASYLVPGSGSSVPLETPDFKMTDVTVTTKNSAKWTSE; this is encoded by the coding sequence ATGATCAACAAGGCTTCCAGCGTGGTGCAACAGCTTTCAGGGCAGTCACGGTACCGGGTTGATGTGCATGAATGCAGCCATTTCCTGGATGTGTTGCGTTACAGCGCGGTGGAATCTCTCAGCCAGCCCTGGCGCTATGACGTGGCGGTCACCTGCTCCTCGGCGGAGATTGCCTGCGACACGTTACTGCTGAAGCCCGCGTCATTCACTTTCCAGATCCCGGTGTTTGACGGCACCCCGGCGCTGCCGGTCCGGACGGTATTCGGTGTGGTGGAGTCCTTTCGCCGGATATCCACGTCTAATGATGATACCCGTTACGCGCTGACGATCGTTCCCCGAATCGCGCTTCTTGGCTTGACAAAGGGCAGCCAGATTTACCTTAACCAGTCGGTCACTGAAGTGGTTGAGCAGGTGCTGCGTAAACACGGCCTGGAAGGGCCTGATTTTGAGTTCCGGCTTTCCCGTGAGTATCCCTCCCGGGAGCTCATCACCCAGTGGCGGGAAACTGACCTGGAGTTTATCCAGCGTCTGCTGGCCGAGGTGGGCATTTACTGGCGCTATGAAATGAACAGCCGTCTTGAACAGGACGTGGTGATTTTTCAGGACAGTCAGCAGCAGTATGAATTTGGCGTCACCCTGCCACTGCGCAACCCGGCCGGGATGAGCGACAGCGGGCAGGAGAGTATCTGGGATATTCAGACCGCATATAACGTGGTGAGCGGGAGTGTGGCCACCCGGGACTACAACTACCGTGAAGCGCTGAAACCTCAGGACAGCGCCGAAAGCATTTTCAGCAGGGAAGGGATCACCACCGGGGAAACCTACCATTATGCTGAACCCTTCCTGACAGCAGGTGACGCTGACAGCCCGGAAACCGGGGCATACTTCGCCCGCCTGCGCCACGAACGCATTCTGAACGCGCAGTATCACGTCAGCGGGCACTCCTCGAGCCCTCACCTGACTCCGGGTCAGGTCCTGGAAACGGACGGCACGTTACCTGATGCCGTCAGGAAAGGCATCGTCATCACCAGGGTGCGCACCAGCGGTTCACGCAAAAGCAGCTTTACGCTGACGTTTGAGGGGATCCCCTACAGCGAAACCGTCTGCTGGCGTCCGGCACTGCTCAGGCGGCCGGTGATATCCGGCTCGCTGCCTGCCCGGGTGGAAAGCACACAGAAAGGCGACACGTATTCCTGGCTCGACCCGCAGGGGCGCTACCGGGTAAAACTGGACTTCGACCGCAGCAGTGCTGAACCGGGTTATGCATTTGTGTGGCTGCGGCTGGCGAAACCCTATGCCGGTGATACGTACGGATTCCACTCCCCGCTTACCGACGGAACGGAAGTGGCCGTCGTATTTGACGGCGGAGACCCGGATCGTCCCTACATCGCCTATGCCCTGCATGATTCAGAGCATCCGGACCCTGTCACCAGCGACAATCATACGCGGAACGTGTGGCGCACGCCGGCGAACAATAAGCTGCGGATGGAGGATAAGCGCCAGGAAGAGCATATCAAGCTCGCGACGGAATACGGCAAGACGCAGCTGAACATGGGACACCTGGTCAACAGCCAGCGTGAAAAACGCGGGGCCGGTTTTGAACTGCGAACGGATGAGCATGGTGCCGTACGTGCGGCAAAAGGGCTGTTCCTGACGGCGGATGCCCAGGCTAAAGCGCAGGGCCCGGTGCTGGAAATGGCCCCTGCGATAGGTCAGATTAACCAGGCGAACAGCCAGATGCAGGCGCTGAACAGCGCAGCTGAAGCCGCCGGAGCCCTGGTCAGTGACATCAGTACCCAGATTAGTTTTGTGACCGACAAAATCAAAGACCTTCAGTCTGCAGTCCTGCTGGGAAGCGCCCCGCAGGGGGTGGCCCTGAGCTCAGGCGAACACCTTCAGCTCAGCAGCACCCGCAACACCATGATCAATGCCGGCCAGCATCTTGATATCGGTGCGATGAAAAATCTGTCGGTGACGGTGGAAAAATCCCTCGGTCTGTTTGTGCATAAAGACGGGGCTAAGCTGGTTGCCAACCAGGGCGACATCGAGATTCAGGCTCAGCACAACACGATGGCCCTGTTTTCTGAAAAGCAGCTGACGGTGACCAGTAGTGAAGACGAAATTATTATCAGCACCCCGGAAACGCTGACGCTGAACGGCGGCGGGTCTTACCTGAGGCTGAGTAAGAACGGGATAGAGCATGGTTCCGAAGGGATGATGGTGATGAAGGTAGCGAGCTATCTGGTGCCCGGGAGCGGTAGCAGCGTGCCACTGGAGACACCAGACTTTAAAATGACGGACGTGACGGTTACGACTAAAAATTCCGCTAAATGGACAAGTGAATAG
- a CDS encoding Hcp family type VI secretion system effector — MAIPVYLWLKDDGGADIKGSVDVKDREGSIEVVAQEHTLYIPTDNNTGKLTGTRIHTPFLFTKEIDSSSPYLYKAVTTGQTLKSAEFKWYKINDAGQEVEYFNTKLENVKLVKVAPKMHDIKDASFEKHNHLEQIELRYEKITWTYKDGNIIHSDSWNERTTA, encoded by the coding sequence ATGGCAATCCCAGTTTATCTGTGGCTGAAAGACGATGGCGGCGCTGACATCAAGGGTTCCGTAGATGTGAAAGATCGCGAAGGAAGCATCGAAGTTGTTGCTCAGGAACACACCCTGTACATCCCGACCGATAACAACACTGGCAAGCTGACCGGCACCCGTATTCACACGCCGTTCCTGTTTACCAAAGAGATCGACTCTTCCAGCCCGTACCTTTACAAAGCGGTGACCACGGGCCAGACCCTGAAGTCAGCTGAATTCAAGTGGTACAAAATCAACGACGCAGGCCAGGAGGTTGAGTATTTCAACACCAAACTGGAAAACGTCAAACTGGTGAAAGTCGCACCGAAAATGCACGACATCAAGGATGCCTCCTTCGAGAAGCATAACCACCTTGAGCAGATCGAGCTTCGCTACGAAAAAATCACCTGGACCTACAAAGACGGCAACATCATTCATTCCGATTCCTGGAACGAACGTACCACTGCGTAA
- a CDS encoding glycoside hydrolase family protein, which yields MTATLPKISYPVPSNKNGHAFTTVEELLSTVGGESSGLYLVGSQGMWHGGIHITDATIPWCALSTDSTAENEYCREPYKGEQFIRCMADGEIVAWRICKDYESAAIEWRGEKLFLSTSFVLVKHYIQPGDTEESGLTFFTLYMNLAPYAAYKQQGNLSDRKVAKIQRYYTSAEDLHAGRAAGKLNKGTVVTLGDNIVTRSSDRRQFTEVTITRETKNAVGDTLAAGTRVWTVSDQGSLKAVASAPIPSWWAKCSPSYSTRQEGVVNCTSRTDWSYYLSRDDVLQYKNAGNLVAGFPLSYEPGNTLQQVTRPGKNDGDAARTFSLVTLGQDKDNLKHSPKKGDRVWVVSDGDSLTSVAPAASGSEPVFNDVYVPSAPVPVNAGDSLGHMGFYQLPEENGKRSRYQVHIECLSMDDMEKFITNPGHAEEDAPVYLTWKTDTPLFEKGERGMVAGSRKTRAAGILTLAKVPGADAEGKTLTSNRDAAYYQIRPEGGWLAAASVQKVSQYALGELGFVTLDKTPESFDLIDGIKQPNNVVKGILEQLYKAAQEESRTTHALNKYNYKRLLELIDSNQDGHYSEQEYLQAVHNVSYRDHLYRVIAKHASEWYYGKDDSLWKNYLDTLTTDAPLWKTYLEAFLDKMTWMKAVSEKGVVLGPDPWHMHPVVFLDAVSNDQKLIIFPLKVKPKNDINGVWKNYYWAAFLSDSNASQAIFGRNRSGGSRKHAARDLYTEPSTEIVAVCNGTVKSITAYYMGTSQITIEHKTNDNRRFFARYGEVDPNSITVNVGDKVSQGSIIAKTGLMISPETNKHPCIIAGQTVYMLHFEYYPGNESESPPNNTSNLPYRRRSDLRDPLEILREGYENTFSENVKNRNRVDINQLQVSDEGKAFIKGWESFKSKPYNDSEGYCTIGYGHLIARRKCEDIVLSDEFKDGITRARADELFEERLPTYVNELKSSVMVNLYQYEFDALVSLLFNLGSLRKAPLLKSKLNSGDYAGAADEFLDITNDGKTGLVTRRRKEWDLFNNNVYDSSH from the coding sequence ATGACAGCAACGTTACCCAAAATCAGTTACCCCGTACCGTCAAACAAAAATGGTCATGCCTTTACCACTGTGGAAGAGCTGTTATCGACGGTCGGAGGAGAAAGCTCCGGACTGTATCTGGTGGGAAGTCAGGGGATGTGGCATGGCGGTATCCATATTACTGATGCCACCATTCCATGGTGCGCCCTGAGTACTGACAGCACGGCAGAGAATGAATATTGTCGGGAACCGTATAAAGGGGAGCAATTTATTCGTTGTATGGCGGATGGTGAAATAGTTGCCTGGCGGATATGCAAGGATTACGAGAGTGCCGCGATTGAATGGCGCGGTGAAAAACTGTTCCTTTCGACCTCTTTTGTGCTGGTGAAACATTATATCCAGCCGGGTGATACAGAAGAGAGCGGACTGACATTTTTCACTCTGTATATGAATCTGGCGCCTTATGCTGCTTATAAACAACAGGGAAATCTATCGGACAGAAAAGTGGCAAAGATCCAGCGCTATTACACCAGTGCGGAAGATTTGCATGCAGGCCGCGCAGCCGGAAAACTGAATAAAGGCACGGTTGTCACGCTGGGTGACAACATTGTGACCCGAAGTAGTGACAGACGTCAGTTCACTGAAGTGACCATTACCCGTGAGACGAAAAATGCAGTAGGGGACACACTTGCAGCAGGCACCAGAGTCTGGACTGTATCTGACCAGGGTTCACTGAAAGCGGTGGCGTCAGCGCCCATTCCATCCTGGTGGGCAAAATGCTCACCTTCTTATAGTACCCGGCAAGAAGGTGTGGTGAACTGCACCTCGCGTACTGACTGGTCATACTATCTGAGCCGTGACGATGTACTGCAATATAAAAATGCAGGCAACCTGGTGGCAGGTTTCCCGCTTTCTTACGAACCCGGTAACACTTTGCAGCAGGTTACCCGTCCGGGTAAGAATGATGGCGATGCTGCAAGAACCTTCAGTCTGGTAACCCTGGGGCAAGATAAGGATAATCTCAAGCATAGCCCGAAGAAGGGCGACCGGGTATGGGTGGTGTCAGACGGCGACAGTCTGACGTCGGTTGCACCGGCAGCATCCGGTAGTGAACCCGTTTTTAATGATGTGTATGTACCTTCAGCGCCTGTACCGGTCAATGCCGGAGACAGTCTCGGGCATATGGGTTTTTATCAGCTACCGGAAGAAAACGGGAAACGCTCGCGCTACCAGGTACACATAGAGTGCCTGAGCATGGATGATATGGAGAAGTTCATCACTAATCCCGGACATGCGGAAGAGGATGCGCCTGTTTATCTGACCTGGAAAACCGATACACCGTTGTTTGAAAAGGGTGAGCGGGGAATGGTTGCGGGCAGTCGTAAAACAAGGGCCGCGGGTATTCTGACACTGGCAAAAGTCCCTGGCGCTGATGCTGAGGGGAAGACGCTGACCAGTAATAGGGATGCGGCATATTATCAGATACGGCCTGAAGGTGGCTGGCTGGCCGCAGCCAGTGTTCAGAAAGTGTCGCAGTATGCGCTTGGTGAGCTTGGCTTTGTTACGCTGGATAAGACACCAGAGAGTTTTGACCTGATTGATGGGATAAAACAACCGAATAACGTGGTGAAGGGTATTCTGGAGCAGTTGTATAAAGCAGCACAGGAGGAATCCCGGACCACTCACGCGCTGAACAAGTATAACTATAAACGCCTGCTGGAGTTGATAGACAGTAACCAGGACGGACATTACTCGGAGCAGGAGTATCTTCAGGCGGTTCATAATGTGTCGTATCGCGACCATCTGTACCGTGTGATAGCGAAGCACGCCAGTGAATGGTATTACGGCAAGGATGACTCGCTCTGGAAGAACTACCTGGATACATTAACCACGGACGCACCGTTATGGAAAACGTACCTGGAAGCGTTTCTGGATAAGATGACATGGATGAAGGCAGTGTCGGAAAAGGGTGTGGTACTGGGGCCGGATCCGTGGCATATGCATCCGGTAGTGTTTTTAGATGCTGTCTCAAACGATCAGAAATTGATTATATTTCCGCTTAAAGTCAAACCGAAGAATGATATTAATGGAGTCTGGAAAAATTATTACTGGGCTGCATTTTTAAGTGACAGCAATGCCTCTCAGGCCATATTTGGTCGAAATCGAAGCGGAGGGAGTCGTAAACATGCTGCTCGTGATTTATATACCGAACCTTCGACAGAAATTGTTGCTGTTTGTAACGGAACAGTCAAAAGCATTACAGCTTATTATATGGGGACATCACAAATAACAATCGAGCATAAAACGAATGATAACAGACGTTTTTTTGCACGTTATGGAGAGGTTGATCCTAATAGTATTACTGTTAATGTAGGAGATAAAGTGAGTCAAGGTAGTATAATAGCTAAAACAGGTTTAATGATTTCTCCAGAAACAAACAAGCATCCCTGCATTATAGCGGGGCAGACCGTTTATATGCTACATTTTGAATACTATCCTGGAAATGAGTCTGAATCGCCTCCAAACAATACATCAAATCTCCCTTACAGACGACGAAGTGACTTACGTGATCCGTTGGAAATATTGCGCGAAGGTTACGAGAACACTTTCAGTGAAAATGTCAAAAATAGAAACCGGGTTGATATAAACCAGTTACAGGTTTCAGATGAAGGAAAAGCGTTTATCAAAGGATGGGAGTCATTTAAGTCAAAACCTTATAATGATTCAGAGGGCTATTGCACCATTGGTTATGGTCACTTAATTGCAAGGCGCAAGTGTGAGGATATCGTTCTGTCAGACGAATTCAAAGACGGCATCACGCGTGCCCGCGCTGATGAACTTTTTGAAGAAAGACTGCCCACATATGTAAATGAACTTAAGAGTTCAGTAATGGTGAATCTCTATCAGTACGAGTTTGATGCGTTGGTAAGCCTTTTGTTCAATCTCGGTTCATTACGCAAAGCACCTTTACTCAAATCGAAACTTAATAGCGGAGATTATGCTGGTGCAGCGGACGAATTTCTCGATATTACCAATGACGGTAAAACTGGCCTGGTGACGCGCCGGAGGAAAGAGTGGGATTTATTCAATAATAATGTTTATGATTCTTCTCATTGA
- the tssH gene encoding type VI secretion system ATPase TssH, whose amino-acid sequence MENHSAVLLRRLTPYCARALEGAASLCQTRAHAEITPEHWLLKLLEQGEGDLTVLARRYEWDMDAVWQSLLSWLDAQPRSVRTRPELSASLQALLKQAWLAATLAGDEQIRSIHLLTAMIETSGLTRCDGLWPLMTLTTCQLERLRPLLEAQSDERYDVALSEQPGHVSIIGRAAPLQHEAQNQAEGGSAQPAVSLEESVLNRFTVDVTARAREGKIDPVFGRDNEIRQMVDILSRRRKNNPILVGEPGVGKTALVEGLALRIAEGNVPESLKPVIVRTLDLGLLQAGAGVKGEFEQRLKNIIDAVQHSPVPVLLFIDEAHTIIGAGNQAGGADAANLLKPALARGELRTIAATTWSEYKQYFERDAALERRFQMVKVDEPDDETACLMLRGLKSRYAEHHGVHITGEAVRAAVTLSRRYLTGRQLPDKAVDLLDTAAARVRMSLDTLPEQLTRLQARLTALAMEQQELLEDISLGNTVDASRLPQIEQLTLDLNQQKAALQTQYETEKRLTDSLKACREDISRQKEISAFQQELSQIQNNSPLLGLDVDVRTVATVIADWTGVPLSSLMKDEQTELLTLEEQLATRVVGQSPALNAIAQRLRASKTGLTPENGPQGVFLLVGPSGVGKTETALALADVMYGGEKSLITINLSEYQEPHTVSQLKGSPPGYVGYGQGGILTEAVRKRPYSVVLLDEVEKAHRDVMNLFYQVFDRGFMRDGEGREIDFRNTVILMTSNLGSDPLMQLLEEQPEATESELHELLRPILRDHFQPALLARFQTVIYRPLAMDAMRTIVGMKLAQVSTRLKRHYGISTHTGESLIDTLTKACLLPDTGARNVDSLLNQQILPVLSQQLLSHMAAKQKPSSLQLTWDDAEGIVLAFDEQAEGEPS is encoded by the coding sequence ATGGAAAATCATTCAGCAGTCCTGCTACGACGACTTACCCCTTATTGCGCCAGAGCACTGGAGGGTGCGGCTTCTTTATGTCAGACCCGTGCGCATGCAGAAATCACGCCTGAGCACTGGTTGTTAAAGTTGCTGGAGCAGGGGGAAGGTGACCTGACCGTTCTTGCCCGGCGCTATGAATGGGATATGGATGCCGTCTGGCAGTCACTTCTGAGCTGGCTGGATGCACAGCCTCGTTCAGTTCGCACCCGACCAGAGCTTTCTGCTTCTCTCCAGGCGCTGCTGAAACAGGCCTGGCTTGCCGCCACACTCGCCGGAGATGAGCAGATCCGCAGCATACATTTGCTCACGGCAATGATTGAAACGTCAGGGCTGACGCGCTGCGATGGCCTCTGGCCACTGATGACGCTGACCACCTGCCAGCTGGAAAGGTTACGTCCCTTGCTCGAAGCCCAGTCAGATGAGCGGTATGACGTTGCGCTCAGTGAACAGCCAGGCCATGTCAGCATTATTGGCAGGGCGGCACCGTTACAGCATGAAGCACAAAACCAGGCTGAAGGCGGAAGTGCGCAGCCTGCCGTTTCACTGGAAGAGTCCGTTCTCAATCGTTTTACAGTTGATGTGACCGCCCGTGCCCGGGAAGGAAAGATTGATCCTGTCTTTGGACGCGACAACGAAATCCGTCAGATGGTGGATATTCTCTCCAGACGAAGGAAGAACAACCCGATCCTTGTGGGTGAACCCGGCGTGGGCAAAACGGCCCTGGTTGAAGGCCTGGCGCTACGTATTGCTGAGGGCAATGTGCCCGAAAGTCTAAAGCCCGTCATCGTCAGGACACTGGATCTGGGTTTGCTTCAGGCGGGTGCAGGTGTAAAGGGTGAATTCGAACAGCGTCTGAAAAATATCATCGACGCCGTACAGCACTCCCCGGTGCCGGTGCTGCTGTTTATTGATGAGGCGCACACTATTATCGGGGCGGGTAATCAGGCGGGTGGGGCAGATGCGGCTAACCTGCTGAAACCGGCACTGGCTCGCGGTGAACTGCGGACCATTGCGGCCACCACCTGGAGTGAATACAAGCAGTACTTCGAACGTGACGCTGCCCTGGAGCGCCGCTTTCAGATGGTCAAGGTTGATGAGCCCGATGATGAGACAGCCTGCCTGATGCTGCGCGGTCTGAAATCCCGCTATGCCGAACATCATGGCGTACACATTACCGGTGAGGCCGTCCGGGCAGCAGTGACGCTATCCCGCCGCTACCTGACAGGGCGCCAGCTGCCTGATAAAGCTGTGGACTTACTGGATACGGCTGCGGCCCGGGTACGGATGAGCCTGGACACGCTGCCAGAACAGCTTACCCGGTTGCAGGCCCGGCTAACTGCACTTGCCATGGAGCAACAGGAGTTACTGGAAGATATTTCCCTGGGTAACACTGTTGATGCCAGCCGTCTGCCTCAGATCGAGCAACTTACTCTGGATCTCAACCAGCAGAAAGCTGCCCTTCAAACACAATATGAAACCGAAAAGCGGCTCACCGACTCGCTGAAAGCCTGCCGGGAAGACATCAGCCGACAGAAGGAGATCTCCGCCTTCCAGCAGGAGCTCTCCCAGATTCAGAATAACAGCCCATTACTGGGTCTGGATGTTGATGTCCGCACCGTTGCAACCGTTATTGCCGACTGGACAGGGGTTCCTCTCTCGTCACTGATGAAGGATGAGCAAACCGAATTACTGACGCTGGAAGAGCAGCTGGCTACCCGTGTAGTCGGTCAGAGTCCTGCCCTTAATGCCATAGCCCAACGACTGCGAGCGTCAAAAACCGGTCTCACGCCGGAGAACGGGCCGCAGGGTGTGTTTTTACTGGTGGGGCCAAGCGGGGTGGGCAAAACAGAAACCGCGCTCGCACTTGCTGACGTTATGTATGGTGGTGAGAAATCGCTCATTACTATCAACCTTTCCGAATACCAGGAGCCGCACACGGTCTCGCAGTTGAAAGGCTCCCCTCCAGGCTATGTAGGATATGGTCAGGGCGGCATTCTCACCGAGGCAGTCCGTAAGCGGCCATACAGCGTGGTGCTGCTCGATGAAGTGGAGAAGGCCCATCGGGATGTGATGAACCTGTTTTATCAGGTCTTTGACCGGGGCTTTATGCGGGACGGGGAAGGGCGCGAAATTGATTTCCGTAATACCGTGATCCTGATGACGTCCAACCTGGGCAGTGATCCGTTGATGCAGTTGCTGGAAGAGCAGCCGGAAGCCACTGAGAGTGAACTGCATGAGTTGTTACGCCCGATCCTGCGCGATCATTTCCAGCCAGCGCTGCTTGCCCGCTTCCAGACGGTGATATACCGCCCGCTGGCAATGGATGCCATGCGCACCATCGTCGGCATGAAGCTGGCACAGGTGAGCACGCGTCTGAAACGCCACTACGGTATTTCCACTCACACTGGCGAAAGTCTCATCGACACGCTGACGAAGGCGTGTTTGCTGCCGGATACCGGTGCCCGCAACGTGGACAGCCTGCTTAATCAGCAGATCCTGCCGGTTCTGAGCCAGCAGTTATTAAGCCATATGGCGGCTAAACAAAAACCGTCCTCGCTACAGCTGACCTGGGATGATGCAGAGGGCATTGTGCTGGCGTTTGATGAACAGGCAGAAGGAGAGCCGTCATGA